The Anabaena sp. WA102 genome contains a region encoding:
- a CDS encoding M48 family metallopeptidase: MPTYPGISSEAFRHPLDSQAEQALRSLPGFDLIARKFVEFVYERPQLVYLMGNSIQVGPRQYSTIYQIFRECVRDLDISGEPGLFIAQNAQVNSYALGQEHPYIVVNTGLLDLLNEAELRTVLAHELGHIKCGHTILIQMAMWAMNAASVIGELTFGLGNIVSQGLIYAFFEWRRKAELSADRAALLVMDDLNPVMSSMMKLSGGSHKYAHECSLQEFINQSEKYQALDDDGLNQVYKFLLYNGGQGMMLSHPFPVERLHYLRSWAVSEEYQQIKKGNYQRSADGSVDVTPETPDHEAEKLRKEIEKLQAEINKMRKSD, from the coding sequence ATGCCAACTTATCCAGGAATTTCCAGCGAAGCCTTCAGACATCCATTAGATAGTCAAGCAGAACAAGCTTTACGCAGTTTACCCGGCTTTGATTTAATCGCCCGTAAATTTGTAGAATTTGTTTATGAACGACCCCAACTTGTCTACTTAATGGGTAACTCCATTCAAGTCGGACCCCGCCAATATTCTACTATTTACCAGATATTCCGGGAATGTGTCCGAGATTTGGACATTAGCGGCGAACCAGGCTTGTTTATCGCTCAAAACGCCCAAGTTAATAGTTATGCTTTAGGACAAGAACACCCTTATATTGTTGTTAACACTGGGTTACTAGATTTACTTAATGAAGCCGAACTACGGACGGTCTTAGCTCATGAACTGGGACATATTAAATGTGGTCATACTATTTTAATTCAAATGGCGATGTGGGCGATGAATGCCGCTTCCGTCATTGGTGAATTAACCTTCGGTTTAGGTAATATTGTCAGTCAAGGCTTGATTTATGCCTTTTTTGAGTGGCGACGCAAAGCTGAACTATCCGCAGATAGAGCGGCTTTATTAGTTATGGACGATTTAAACCCAGTCATGTCATCTATGATGAAACTCTCTGGAGGTAGTCATAAATATGCCCATGAATGTAGTTTACAAGAATTTATTAACCAGTCAGAAAAATATCAAGCACTAGATGATGATGGGCTGAATCAAGTATATAAATTTCTCTTATACAATGGCGGACAAGGAATGATGCTGAGTCACCCTTTCCCCGTAGAACGCTTGCACTACTTACGCAGTTGGGCAGTATCAGAAGAATATCAACAAATCAAAAAAGGCAATTATCAACGTTCTGCTGACGGTTCAGTAGATGTTACACCAGAAACACCAGATCATGAAGCAGAAAAACTCAGAAAAGAAATTGAAAAATTACAAGCAGAAATTAACAAAATGAGAAAATCTGATTAG
- a CDS encoding cytochrome P450, with the protein MQPTTRPETNLQPSLLDKALNHFQAWAIENPQNPVSRTFLPIISFVEGTIANNPPYLDRKRQVLGEAFCCAGEVVLGDFKTLETALTSPQARDWRLGTSMLSSSHGPGVDQGGRNVLLITLSDAAAGGENHDAFRKCVDNYFFNEEMVIRQNDQVAQRLLNKLAADYVDRITNNSLEEFFNNDQRDWMGFLVRYLHYVIFGINPDDQAIIRIITTLHYTKRGTLYYFAGSSSLEKLNIWGFRQVPELVEQVATIYENSPALANFQENDPKYHKMTRRELAKLMVSLMSIAGLQGPLHLGKTALGYQSLPAYQGRQTDKIDVKNYWDRLDLNDRPSIQLFLLECARLFMPVSASHRVATEPFTVTLAGKARTFPKGTKILIPMLLGMLSEDFWGKTAYEFNADRENLCPFHMGFNSVGSRHAGRICPGKDLALEMLTNVIITVGKARRSYLSQIS; encoded by the coding sequence ATGCAGCCAACTACCAGACCAGAAACCAATCTTCAGCCATCATTATTAGACAAAGCCCTGAATCACTTTCAAGCTTGGGCAATAGAGAACCCTCAAAACCCAGTCAGCCGTACCTTTCTGCCTATAATCAGTTTTGTAGAGGGAACAATTGCCAATAATCCACCTTACCTAGATAGGAAAAGGCAAGTGCTGGGGGAGGCTTTTTGTTGTGCAGGGGAAGTAGTCTTAGGAGACTTTAAAACCCTAGAAACCGCCTTAACCTCACCACAAGCCCGTGACTGGAGACTAGGAACTTCCATGCTTAGTTCTAGTCATGGTCCAGGAGTTGATCAAGGAGGTCGCAATGTTCTTTTAATTACTCTCTCAGACGCAGCCGCCGGAGGGGAAAATCATGATGCTTTCCGTAAGTGTGTTGATAATTACTTCTTTAATGAAGAGATGGTAATCCGTCAAAATGATCAAGTAGCACAACGGTTATTAAATAAGTTAGCTGCTGATTATGTAGATAGAATTACCAATAATAGTTTAGAAGAATTTTTCAATAATGATCAACGGGATTGGATGGGCTTTTTAGTCCGGTATCTTCACTATGTTATTTTTGGCATTAATCCTGATGATCAAGCAATAATAAGAATTATTACAACCTTGCACTATACAAAAAGGGGAACATTATATTATTTTGCTGGCAGCAGTAGTTTAGAAAAGTTAAATATATGGGGATTTCGTCAAGTTCCTGAACTGGTAGAGCAAGTAGCGACGATTTACGAAAATTCTCCAGCCTTAGCTAATTTTCAAGAGAACGACCCTAAATATCATAAAATGACACGGCGAGAACTTGCAAAACTGATGGTGTCTTTAATGAGTATTGCCGGGTTGCAAGGGCCGCTACACTTGGGAAAAACAGCATTGGGTTATCAATCCCTTCCTGCTTACCAAGGTCGTCAAACTGATAAAATTGATGTTAAGAATTATTGGGACAGACTCGATCTTAATGATCGTCCTAGTATTCAACTTTTTCTGTTAGAATGCGCCCGTCTGTTTATGCCTGTAAGTGCCTCTCACCGAGTAGCGACAGAACCATTTACGGTGACATTGGCGGGTAAAGCGCGAACCTTTCCGAAAGGAACTAAAATTTTAATTCCTATGCTTTTGGGGATGTTAAGTGAAGATTTTTGGGGAAAAACTGCTTATGAATTTAATGCAGACAGAGAAAATCTTTGCCCTTTTCACATGGGTTTTAATTCCGTTGGTTCTCGTCATGCTGGCCGCATTTGTCCGGGGAAAGACTTAGCATTAGAAATGCTAACCAATGTTATTATTACCGTGGGTAAAGCTCGTCGCTCTTATTTAAGCCAAATATCCTAG
- a CDS encoding DUF1824 family protein, which yields MSTPNHQQLSLPEAKKILNKFNCLDIAPILKPSEKVPTREALIFLTSLTDYQILGICADTAEEGILAMKTYSRALGYQAPTDLPHPEGPVYIKLNGKNGLCYLDSYSGHHRGVLVSCQSYQEGGVNEMYGHLPLDLFV from the coding sequence ATGTCTACTCCCAATCATCAGCAACTCTCACTCCCAGAAGCCAAGAAAATACTCAACAAATTTAACTGTCTGGATATTGCCCCCATTCTTAAACCGTCAGAAAAAGTTCCCACTCGTGAGGCATTAATTTTTCTCACCAGTCTTACCGATTATCAAATCTTAGGTATTTGTGCTGATACAGCCGAAGAGGGAATTTTAGCCATGAAAACCTATTCTCGCGCTTTGGGTTATCAAGCACCAACTGATTTACCACATCCAGAAGGACCAGTTTATATCAAATTAAATGGCAAAAATGGCTTGTGTTATCTCGATTCCTATTCTGGGCATCATCGGGGAGTGTTAGTATCTTGCCAGTCCTATCAAGAGGGAGGAGTTAACGAGATGTATGGACATTTACCCCTCGATTTATTTGTCTAG
- a CDS encoding ABC-F family ATP-binding cassette domain-containing protein → MSIVTLQSVKKDFGIKELLKDANFSLDTNDKVGLIGTNGSGKSTLLKMIARLESIDSGQILVNSGAKIVYLPQQPDMDENHTVLEQVFADSGEQMNLVREYEELSDKLAHYPDDSQLMSRLSSVMQRMDATGAWEVETNAKIILTKLGIADFDVKVGTLSGGYRKRIALAAALISEPDLLLMDEPTNHLDALSVEWLQSYLNRYRGALLLITHDRYFLDKVTNRIIEIDRGDIYNYTGNYSYYLEKKALAEESAVSTQRKHQGILRRELEWLKKGPKARSTKQKARIERAHALRDTEFKQLNGKVDISTVGRRIGKKVIELKDVSKGYNGRTLIKDFTYQFSPEDRIGIIGGNGAGKSTLMDIMTAKIKPDSGSVEIGTTIHIGYFNQHSEELLTAVDDNQRVIDYIKEEGEFIEISDGTKITASQMLERFLFPGNQQYAPINKLSGGEKRRLYLLRILISAPNVLILDEPTNDLDVQTLAVLEDYLEDFNGCVIVVSHDRYFLDRTVDRIFALEEGGGLRQYPGNYSIYLDYKKAEEAEKQETQKPVIVEEKVVSPVTETKKRRRLSNWERREFEELEGKIAKLEADKTAVEKKLVTLAGNYSQVQKLYEEVETLKKNIDLSTERWLELAEMDS, encoded by the coding sequence ATGAGCATTGTTACCTTACAATCAGTTAAGAAAGACTTTGGAATTAAAGAACTTTTAAAAGATGCTAATTTTAGTCTGGATACTAATGACAAAGTTGGTTTAATTGGCACTAATGGTTCTGGGAAATCAACTCTATTAAAAATGATTGCTCGGTTAGAATCAATTGATAGTGGGCAAATCTTAGTTAATTCTGGGGCAAAAATTGTTTATTTACCCCAACAACCAGATATGGACGAAAATCACACTGTTTTAGAACAAGTATTTGCTGACAGTGGTGAACAAATGAATCTCGTCAGAGAGTATGAAGAATTATCTGATAAATTGGCACATTATCCCGATGATAGTCAGTTAATGTCTCGTCTTTCTAGTGTAATGCAGCGGATGGATGCGACGGGCGCTTGGGAAGTAGAAACTAACGCCAAAATCATTTTAACAAAATTAGGAATTGCTGATTTTGATGTGAAAGTTGGCACATTATCCGGGGGATATCGCAAGCGGATTGCTTTAGCAGCGGCTTTGATATCAGAACCAGATTTGTTGTTAATGGATGAACCTACCAACCATCTTGATGCTTTATCGGTAGAATGGTTACAAAGTTATTTAAATCGCTATCGCGGCGCACTTTTATTAATTACTCATGATCGTTATTTTTTAGATAAAGTTACTAATAGAATTATCGAAATTGATCGAGGTGATATTTACAATTATACAGGTAATTATTCCTATTATTTGGAAAAGAAAGCTTTAGCTGAAGAATCTGCCGTTAGCACTCAAAGGAAACATCAAGGGATTTTACGGCGGGAATTAGAATGGTTAAAAAAAGGACCAAAAGCTAGAAGTACCAAACAAAAAGCCCGAATTGAACGCGCTCATGCTTTGCGAGATACTGAGTTTAAACAACTTAATGGCAAAGTTGATATTTCTACCGTTGGTAGGCGGATTGGTAAGAAGGTTATTGAACTCAAAGATGTTAGTAAAGGCTACAATGGTAGAACTCTAATTAAAGATTTTACATATCAATTTAGTCCAGAAGATCGGATTGGCATTATTGGTGGTAATGGTGCAGGAAAATCTACTTTAATGGATATTATGACTGCCAAAATTAAACCAGATTCTGGTAGTGTGGAAATTGGGACTACAATTCATATTGGTTATTTTAACCAACATTCAGAAGAATTATTGACGGCGGTAGATGATAATCAACGAGTGATTGATTATATTAAAGAAGAAGGGGAATTTATTGAAATATCCGACGGGACGAAAATCACCGCTTCCCAAATGTTAGAGAGATTTTTGTTTCCGGGAAATCAACAATATGCACCCATTAATAAACTTTCTGGGGGAGAAAAACGCCGTTTATATTTATTGCGGATTCTCATTAGTGCGCCCAATGTGTTGATTTTGGATGAACCGACTAATGATTTAGATGTGCAGACATTAGCAGTATTAGAAGACTATCTAGAAGATTTTAATGGTTGTGTAATAGTAGTTTCTCATGATCGTTACTTTTTAGATCGGACGGTAGATAGAATTTTTGCTTTGGAAGAAGGTGGAGGTTTACGTCAATATCCAGGAAATTATTCCATTTATTTAGATTATAAAAAAGCTGAGGAAGCAGAAAAACAAGAAACACAAAAACCTGTAATTGTCGAAGAAAAGGTTGTCTCTCCTGTTACAGAGACTAAAAAACGCCGCAGATTATCCAATTGGGAAAGACGGGAATTTGAGGAACTAGAAGGAAAGATTGCCAAGTTAGAAGCAGATAAAACAGCAGTAGAAAAGAAATTAGTAACTCTAGCTGGAAATTATAGCCAAGTGCAAAAGCTATATGAAGAGGTGGAAACTCTGAAGAAAAATATTGATTTGTCCACAGAACGCTGGTTGGAATTAGCGGAAATGGATTCTTAG
- a CDS encoding lipoxygenase family protein gives MQPFLPQNDPNPAQRQSSLEKGRKEYQFMYDFLPPMAMLKSVPPAENFSTKYIAERTLEAAELPLNMMAVKTHAMWDTLDELQDYEDFFPVLQKPNVMKTYETDDSFAEQRLCGVNPMVLRQIKQMPANFAFTIEELQDKFGNSINLIERLATGNLYVADYRSLAFIQGGTYAKGKKYLPAPLAFFCWRSSGFQDRGQLVPVAIQINPKAGKVSPLLTPFDDPLTWFYAKSCVQIADGNHHEMSSHLCRTHLVMEPFAVVTPRQLAENHPLRILLKPHFRFMLANNDLARKRLVSRGGFVDELLAGTLQESLQIVVDAYKSWSLDQFALPRELKNRGVDDVKNLPHYPYRDDGILLWNAINKFVFNYLQLYYKSPADLKADGELQAWARELVAQDGGRVKGMSDRIDTLEQLVEIVTTIIYICGPQHSAVNFSQYEYMGFIPNMPLAAYQEIQQKGDIEDRQALIDFLPPAKPTNTQLSTVYILSDYRYDRLGYYEEEEFTDPNADQVVNKFQQELNVVQRKIELNNKGRLVNYEYLQPRLILNSISI, from the coding sequence ATGCAGCCATTTCTACCTCAAAATGACCCGAACCCGGCACAACGCCAATCTTCTCTAGAGAAAGGACGCAAAGAGTATCAATTCATGTATGATTTTTTGCCGCCTATGGCGATGCTCAAAAGCGTACCTCCCGCAGAGAATTTTTCTACTAAGTATATTGCTGAACGGACATTAGAGGCAGCAGAACTTCCTCTAAATATGATGGCTGTTAAAACTCATGCTATGTGGGATACTTTAGATGAATTGCAAGATTATGAGGACTTTTTCCCAGTTTTGCAAAAACCTAATGTGATGAAAACCTATGAAACCGATGATTCCTTCGCCGAACAACGGCTTTGTGGGGTGAATCCAATGGTTTTACGTCAAATTAAGCAAATGCCAGCTAACTTTGCCTTTACCATCGAAGAATTACAGGATAAGTTTGGCAATTCTATTAATTTAATCGAAAGATTGGCCACAGGAAATCTATATGTCGCTGATTATAGATCCTTGGCGTTCATTCAAGGTGGCACTTATGCCAAAGGAAAAAAGTACCTACCAGCACCTCTAGCCTTTTTCTGTTGGCGCAGTTCGGGCTTTCAAGATCGAGGCCAATTAGTACCTGTAGCCATTCAAATCAATCCCAAGGCAGGTAAAGTCAGCCCCTTGCTAACTCCTTTTGATGACCCTTTAACCTGGTTTTATGCTAAGTCCTGTGTGCAAATTGCTGATGGTAATCATCATGAAATGAGTAGCCATTTATGCCGGACTCACCTGGTAATGGAACCCTTTGCTGTTGTCACCCCGCGTCAACTGGCTGAAAATCATCCTCTGAGAATATTACTCAAACCCCATTTCCGGTTTATGTTGGCTAATAATGATTTAGCTCGCAAGCGTCTGGTTAGTAGGGGCGGTTTTGTGGATGAATTATTAGCAGGAACTCTGCAAGAATCATTGCAAATTGTGGTAGATGCCTATAAAAGTTGGAGTCTAGACCAGTTTGCTCTACCTAGGGAACTCAAAAATCGCGGTGTAGATGATGTGAAAAACTTGCCACATTATCCTTATCGGGATGATGGAATTTTGTTATGGAATGCGATTAATAAGTTTGTATTTAACTATTTGCAGCTTTATTACAAGAGTCCAGCAGACTTGAAAGCAGACGGAGAACTGCAAGCTTGGGCGCGGGAATTGGTGGCTCAGGATGGTGGTAGAGTTAAGGGTATGAGCGACCGCATTGATACCCTAGAACAATTAGTTGAGATTGTTACTACTATCATATATATTTGTGGTCCGCAGCATTCGGCGGTTAATTTCTCCCAATATGAATACATGGGTTTTATTCCTAATATGCCCCTAGCTGCTTATCAAGAAATTCAACAAAAGGGTGATATTGAAGACCGTCAAGCCCTGATAGATTTTCTACCACCAGCAAAGCCCACAAATACCCAATTATCAACTGTGTACATACTTTCAGACTATCGTTATGACAGACTGGGATATTATGAAGAGGAAGAATTTACAGATCCAAATGCTGACCAAGTTGTGAATAAATTTCAGCAAGAATTGAATGTGGTACAGAGAAAAATTGAATTGAATAATAAGGGACGTTTAGTAAATTACGAATATCTCCAACCCAGACTTATTCTCAACAGTATTAGTATTTAA
- a CDS encoding ATP-dependent Zn protease — MSQTAINLVAIFVFLMTLSSLLGPLIHLSPTIPALATVTFLGIATLDNFSFQGKGGTIVLDLVARFSPEYKERILHHEAGHFLVAHLLEIPVTGYTLSAWEAWKKGQPGQGGITLEDGELTAQIEKGQITAQMLDRYCTIWMAGIAAETLFFNSSEGGNDDKSKLIEVLRVIGFSEAGYQQKQRFHLLQSKTLIQENWESYQALVAAMRERVSVVECLEIIISRRGAEAQRECGEVS; from the coding sequence ATGAGCCAAACTGCCATAAATCTCGTTGCTATATTCGTCTTTCTCATGACTCTTTCCAGTCTGTTAGGACCATTAATACATCTTTCTCCCACAATACCTGCTTTAGCTACGGTGACTTTTTTAGGAATTGCAACTTTAGATAATTTCAGTTTTCAAGGCAAGGGAGGAACGATAGTATTAGACTTAGTGGCGCGATTTTCTCCAGAATATAAAGAACGTATTTTACATCATGAAGCCGGTCATTTTCTCGTGGCTCACTTGTTAGAAATTCCGGTGACTGGTTACACTCTTAGCGCTTGGGAAGCTTGGAAAAAAGGACAACCGGGACAAGGGGGAATAACTTTAGAAGATGGGGAGTTAACAGCGCAAATAGAAAAGGGTCAAATTACTGCCCAAATGTTAGACCGTTATTGTACTATTTGGATGGCGGGAATTGCGGCGGAAACTTTGTTTTTTAACTCATCTGAAGGTGGTAATGATGATAAAAGTAAGTTAATTGAAGTTTTGCGAGTTATTGGTTTTTCGGAAGCAGGTTATCAGCAAAAACAGCGTTTTCATTTGCTTCAGTCTAAAACTTTGATTCAGGAAAATTGGGAGAGTTATCAAGCTTTGGTAGCAGCAATGAGAGAACGGGTTTCTGTTGTGGAGTGTTTGGAAATAATTATCTCACGCAGAGGCGCAGAGGCGCAGAGAGAATGTGGAGAGGTTTCATGA
- the alaS gene encoding alanine--tRNA ligase: MSSNPQYLSGNDIRQLFLDFYTQRGHQPLPSASLVPEDPTVLLTIAGMLPFKPIFLGQRTPEFKRATTSQKCIRTNDIENVGRTHRHHTFFEMLGNFSFGDYFKPQAIAWGWELSTQVFGFSPQNLVVSVFEDDDEAFTIWRDTIGVTEKRIKRMGADDNFWVSGATGPCGPCSEIYYDFHPERGEDNIDLEDDTRFIEFYNLVFMQYNRDASGNLTPLQNQNIDTGMGLERMAQILQKKPNNYETDLIFPIIETAAKIAKIDYHQSDENTKVSLKVIGDHVRSVVHMIADEIRASNVGRGYVLRRLIRRVVRHGRLIGISGEFINQVAETAISLSESIYPNLRQRATAIKAELQREESNFLKTLDRGEKLLAEIIQDVKQKGLTSISGESAFTLYDTYGFPLELTQEVAEENHITVDVDGFNAEMQKQVERAKAAHETIDLTVQGSLDKLAEHIHSTQFIGYTQLTTTAKIEVLLVAGVSEEAAEAGTEVQIVLDKTPFYAESGGQIGDKGYISGDGVLVRIEDVKKESDFFIHFGRIERGTIRIGDEITAQIDTACRRRAQANHTATHLLQAALKKVVDEGISQAGSLVSFDRLRFDFNCPRALTIEEVQQIEELVNSWISEAHSATIEEMPIAEAKAKGAVAMFGEKYGDQVRVIDFPGVSMELCGGTHVNNTAEIGVFKIIAEAGVASGVRRIEAVSGAAVLDYLNVRDIVVKDLCDRFKVKPEEIPDRITTLQTELRNNEKEIQSLKSQIAIVKSDSLLQTAEIIGEHKIIVSQLEDIDAESLKDAAERLLQKIGNGAVVLGSIPEAGKVSIVAAFSSEVNKKGVQAGKFVGNIAKICGGGGGGKPNLAQAGGRDASKLPEALETAKNDLLAALK, encoded by the coding sequence ATGTCTTCAAATCCCCAGTATCTTAGCGGTAACGATATTCGTCAATTATTCCTCGATTTCTACACCCAACGGGGACACCAACCGCTTCCGAGTGCTTCTCTTGTTCCTGAAGATCCGACTGTGCTACTGACGATCGCAGGTATGTTACCATTTAAGCCGATATTCCTGGGACAACGGACACCGGAATTTAAACGCGCTACGACTTCGCAAAAGTGTATTCGTACCAATGATATCGAAAATGTGGGACGGACTCACCGCCATCATACATTTTTTGAGATGTTGGGGAATTTTAGCTTTGGTGATTATTTTAAACCACAGGCGATCGCTTGGGGTTGGGAATTATCTACTCAAGTCTTTGGTTTCTCTCCTCAAAATCTGGTTGTCAGTGTGTTTGAAGATGATGATGAAGCTTTTACCATCTGGCGCGATACCATTGGTGTAACGGAAAAACGCATCAAGCGCATGGGTGCAGATGATAATTTCTGGGTATCTGGTGCTACTGGTCCTTGTGGTCCTTGTTCGGAAATTTATTATGATTTTCACCCAGAACGCGGTGAAGATAATATTGATTTAGAAGATGATACCCGATTTATTGAGTTTTATAACTTGGTATTTATGCAATATAATCGGGATGCGTCAGGAAATTTAACCCCGTTACAAAATCAGAATATTGACACGGGAATGGGTTTGGAAAGAATGGCGCAAATCCTGCAAAAGAAGCCGAATAATTATGAAACAGATTTGATTTTCCCGATTATTGAAACAGCGGCAAAAATTGCCAAAATTGATTATCATCAAAGTGATGAAAATACGAAAGTTTCTTTAAAGGTAATTGGTGATCATGTCCGTTCTGTGGTTCACATGATTGCTGATGAAATTCGCGCTTCTAATGTGGGGAGAGGTTATGTTTTACGGCGTTTAATTCGTCGCGTCGTTAGACATGGCAGATTAATCGGAATTTCTGGAGAATTTATTAACCAAGTTGCAGAAACCGCAATTTCTCTTTCGGAATCAATTTACCCAAATTTGCGACAAAGAGCAACTGCTATTAAAGCCGAATTGCAAAGAGAAGAAAGTAACTTCTTGAAAACTCTTGATAGAGGAGAGAAGCTATTAGCTGAAATTATCCAAGATGTAAAACAAAAAGGATTAACTTCTATTAGTGGTGAAAGTGCTTTTACTCTCTATGATACCTACGGTTTCCCATTAGAATTAACCCAAGAAGTTGCTGAAGAAAATCACATTACTGTTGATGTTGATGGTTTCAATGCAGAAATGCAAAAACAAGTAGAACGCGCAAAAGCTGCACACGAAACCATTGATTTAACTGTTCAAGGTTCTTTGGATAAACTTGCAGAACATATTCACTCTACACAATTCATTGGCTATACCCAATTAACAACAACTGCAAAAATCGAAGTTTTATTAGTTGCTGGTGTTTCTGAAGAAGCAGCAGAAGCAGGAACAGAAGTGCAAATTGTTCTCGATAAAACTCCTTTTTACGCGGAATCAGGGGGACAAATTGGCGATAAAGGATATATTAGCGGTGATGGTGTTTTAGTCAGAATTGAAGACGTGAAAAAAGAATCTGATTTCTTTATTCATTTCGGACGCATTGAACGGGGAACAATCAGAATTGGTGATGAAATTACCGCACAAATAGATACCGCTTGTCGTCGTCGCGCTCAAGCTAATCATACAGCAACTCATTTATTACAAGCTGCTTTAAAGAAAGTTGTTGATGAAGGAATTTCTCAAGCTGGTTCTTTGGTTTCTTTTGATAGATTGCGCTTTGATTTTAACTGTCCTCGCGCTTTAACTATTGAGGAAGTTCAACAAATTGAAGAATTAGTAAATAGTTGGATTTCTGAAGCTCATTCTGCTACAATAGAGGAGATGCCCATAGCCGAAGCAAAAGCTAAAGGTGCAGTAGCAATGTTTGGGGAAAAATACGGTGATCAAGTGCGGGTGATTGATTTCCCTGGCGTTTCTATGGAATTATGTGGGGGAACTCATGTTAATAATACTGCGGAAATTGGCGTTTTCAAAATCATTGCTGAAGCTGGAGTTGCTTCTGGGGTGAGAAGAATAGAAGCGGTATCTGGGGCGGCGGTATTGGATTATTTGAATGTGCGTGATATAGTTGTGAAAGATTTGTGCGATCGCTTTAAAGTCAAACCAGAAGAAATACCCGACAGAATCACAACTTTACAAACCGAACTTCGCAACAACGAAAAAGAAATTCAAAGCCTGAAATCACAAATAGCAATAGTTAAATCTGACAGCTTATTACAAACTGCGGAAATCATCGGAGAACATAAAATTATTGTTTCTCAACTGGAAGATATTGACGCAGAATCATTAAAAGACGCTGCGGAAAGATTGCTGCAAAAAATCGGTAACGGTGCGGTAGTTTTAGGTTCTATTCCCGAAGCAGGGAAGGTGAGTATCGTTGCAGCATTTAGTTCTGAAGTGAATAAAAAAGGTGTCCAAGCGGGGAAATTTGTTGGTAACATAGCTAAAATCTGTGGAGGTGGAGGTGGTGGAAAACCCAACCTCGCGCAAGCTGGGGGACGCGACGCAAGTAAATTACCAGAAGCATTAGAAACTGCGAAAAATGATTTGTTAGCAGCGTTAAAATAG